In Bos indicus isolate NIAB-ARS_2022 breed Sahiwal x Tharparkar chromosome 19, NIAB-ARS_B.indTharparkar_mat_pri_1.0, whole genome shotgun sequence, the following proteins share a genomic window:
- the SUMO2 gene encoding small ubiquitin-related modifier 2 isoform X2, whose protein sequence is MADEKPKEGVKTENNDHINLKVAGQDGSVVQFKIKRHTPLSKLMKAYCERQLPTASLFCSFPTPVTGFVNEADQIPI, encoded by the exons ATGGCGGACGAAAAGCCCAAG GAAGGAGTCAAGACTGAGAACAACGATCATATTAATTTGAAGGTGGCGGGGCAGGATGGTTCTGTGGTGCAGTTTAAGATTAAGAGGCATACACCACTTAGTAAACTAATGAAAGCCTATTGTGAACGACAG TTACCAACAGCTTCACTGTTTTGCTCCTTTCCCACCCCTGTGACAG GGTTTGTCAATGAGGCAGATCAGATTCCGATTTGA